The region CGAGCCAGCTGGCTCAGGCTCTCAGCGAGCCGGACGGCCGCGCGCTGCTGCTCGATCTGCTGGCCTTACGCCACGTGGTGCAGCCGGGCAAAGAGGCCACCGCGTTCGAGCGGCCCGCGGGTCGGCTGGGGCCGCGAACTTTCATTGCGGCAGCCGCGGTGGTTGTCGCCCTCGTCGGAGGCTATCTGCTCGGCGAGCGCCGGGCTGGGATGACCGATGCGACGGCGCCTGCCGCGACGAGAGTCGTCGACGCACCCGCCGCGTGGCAAGAGCTTCCGTGAGGAGGATGCGATGAGAAGGAGTGCCCTTTGTCTGCTGTTCGTCCTGGCTTCTGCCGACGTCGCGAACGCGCAAACTTACCAGGATCTGCGGATTCAGCTCGAGGCGTACGTGTGGTGGCCAGACGGAGGCGAGAAACCGGCCGGCGTCAGCAGAAACACGGGCCCGGTGGTCATCGGCGCTCCGGCGCGAAGCACCTTCTCGCTTGGAGACGCGTGCGACAGGTTTCAGGTGAGTTCCGACGACTCTGTGATCGACGGTGCGGTCACCGTCTGGAAGATCGAGACCACCGCCGTTCGTGTCGTTGGCAACGCCGTAACGTTCCGACTGCGGTGGGTGCGCCTGGCCGTGGGCCTGCAGATGGAGCAGTATTCTTTCGAGTCCGGAACCGGAACCCGGATCCCAGAGGAGGTCGAGCTAACGCTACGTCCAGGGGAGTCGTGGCCAGTCGATCCTGTGCGAGTCCCGCCAGGGGCAAAGACGACTCATGGACGGCCTTGCGCCGGCGAAGCGTCGATTCGGGTCTCGGTGGAGAACAACCCCTGGGAGGAAGAGGAGCGTCGCCTGGTCGTGGCCGACCTTTGGCTGGTCGAGCGGCTTCCGGACGGCGGTGAGGCGCAACGCGGCGGTCCGATCTCCGTGAGGGGGTTGCCCAATCGCCCCTTCCGCTTCTACTTCGACAGCATCGTCGAATCGAAGATCGCACTCGATCTGTACGGCATTCTCGTGGCGCGGCTGGGGACCGATGCAATATTCGTTACCATCGAAACACGTAGCCGCTGGGCGCCCGGTCCGCAGAATATTATGGGGCCGCAGCAGTCAGTGACATCAGATATCGAGGTGAAGCCGGCAGAAACCGTCGAGATCCGCCTGCCGCTGCTCGGTGATCACGCCGGCCCATTTGCCAAGCGCGCCTATTCGATCAGGATCCGCGTGCGCCAGCTCCGCTGACCTGCCGGCCGGGCGGCCGCCTTGGCGGAATTCGACGGGCCACAGATTCCGCAGATTCACACAGATGCTGAGGCGGCCCGACGCGGAGCTTCGCTCCCGCGGACCGAGCAGGTAAAACTCAGAAACGAGAGTGGCGGGCTCAAGAGCACTCTCATTTCTGAGTTTTACCTGCTCGGTCAGGCCGGTTGGAAGAACACCAACCGGCCTGCGTCGGGCCGCCGTGTCTTTGCGTCGCTGAGCGGTCGCCTGCTTGAATCGGTGTCTAATCGGTGTCTAATCGGTGGCTCTTTGGCTACGCTATAGAGATGCCGCTCGTCCTCGTCAGCTCGACCCGGTTTGTCGATCACGTCACGCCTGCGGGACACCCGGAACGGCCGGAACGCGCTGAAATGCTCGCGGCCGTGGCCGCTCGCTTCCGCGATGCCGGCGGAACCGTGCTCGAACCGCGGCCGGCGACCGACGACGACCTGGCGCGGGTCCACACTCGTGAGCACATCGCCGGCATCGTCGCCGTCCGTGGCCGTGCCACGATGATCGACGAAGACACGTTTACGTCGCCCGATTCCGACGACATCGCGCGCCTCGCGGCCGGTGCCGTCCTGACGGCCGTGGACCACGTGCTGGACGGCCCTGCCGGGACGCGCGCCCTGGCTCTCGTGCGGCCCCCTGGCCATCACGCTGAGGCCGGAAAGGCGATGGGCTTTTGCCTCTACAACAACATCGCCGTCGGCGCCGCCTACGCGCGGTCGCGCGGCCGGTCGCGTGTGGCCATCGTTGACTACGACGTGCACCACGGCAACGGCACCCAGGCGATGTTCTATGAGGATCCGACCGTGCTGTTCGTGTCGTCGCACCAATACCCGTTCTGGCCGGGGAGTGGGGCGGTCAGCGAAACCGGGCGGGGCGTTGGGGAGGGCTTCACACTGAACGTGCCGCTCACCATGGGCGATAGGGACGATGTGGTGGAGCGCAAGTACGCGGAGCAGGTCCTGCCGCGGCTTCGCCAGTTCAAGCCGGAGCTGCTGATGATCTCGGCGGGCTTCGACGCGCACGAGCAGGACCCGCTGGGACAACTCCGCATGACCACCGCCGGCTTTGCGCGCCTGACCCAAGCGCTGTTGGACGTCGCTGGCGAAGCTTGTGAGGGCAGGGTCGTCCTGGTTACCGAAGGCGGATACGACCTGGAGGCTCTTTCAGAGAGTCTAGATGCGGTGATTGAGGTCTGTCGGTAGTAAAATCGACGGATCACCGTGGCTGAATATCATCCCCAAGACCTCGACAAGAAGTGGCAGCAGCACTGGGCCGACACCCAGGCGTTTGAAGTCACCGAAGACCCTTCGAAGCCCAAGTTTTACTGCCTCGAGATGTTCGCGTATCCCTCGGGACATGCGCACGTCGGTCACGTCCGCAACTACATCATCGGCGACGTCGTCTCGCGCCTGAAGCGGCTGCAAGGCTTTAACGTCCTGCACCCGTTCGGGTGGGATGCCTTCGGCCTGCCGGCCGAGAACGCCGCGATCAAGAACGGCATCCATCCCGAGACGTCGACGCTCGACAATATCGCGCACATGAAGGGGCAGTTGCAGCGGCTGGGCATCAGCTACGCCTGGGGCCGCGAGTTGGCGACCTGCCTGCCGAACTACTACCGCTGGAACCAGTGGTTGTTCACGCGCATGTTCGAGAAGGGCCTGGCCTATCGCCGCCGCTCGACCGTGAACTGGTGCCCGAGCTGCAACACCGTGCTGGCCAACGAGCAGGTGGTCGACGGCGCCTGCTGGCGCTGCGGCACCAAGGTGACGCAAAAGGACCTGGAACAGTGGTTCTTCAAGATCACGCACTACGCGGACGACCTGCTGCACGCCGCCGAGGGCCTGTCGAAGTGGCCCGAGAAGGTGCTGACCATGCAGCGGAACTGGATTGGGCGGTCTGAAGGCGCCAAGGTCCGGTTCCCGATTCAGGGGGAAGACGCGTCGATTGAAGTGTTCACGACCCGCATCGACACCATTTTTGGCGCCACGTTCATGATGCTGGCGCCCGAGCACGCCCTGGTCAACTCGTTCGCCAAGGAATCGGCCGACGAACAGGCTTTCATGGAGAAGGCGCAGCGTTTCCGGTCGCAGGATCGGGCCGGCCGCCTGACTGGCGAAGTAGAGAAGGAGGGCTTCTTCACCGGCCGCTTCGTCATCAACCCGTTTACGAACAAGCCCATTCCGATCTGGGTCGCCAACTACGTGCTCGCTGAGTACGGCACTGGCGCCGTGATGGGCGTGGCGGCCCACGACGATCGCGATCGCGAGTTTGCGACGAAGTATGGCCTGCCCATTGTCCCGGTCGTGAACGACGAGGACGTGCTGATCGACTCGGGCAAGTACAGCGGGAGGTCCGCGCCCGAGGCCATGAAAGCCATCACCGCAGAAGCCGAGGAGCGGGGCATTGGTGAAGGCACCGTGCAGTTCCGGCTGAAGGACTGGGGCATCTCGCGCCAGCGGTATTGGGGCACGCCCATTCCGATGATTCACTGCCCGGTTGATGGGGTGGTGCCGGTTCCGGATGACCAACTGCCGGTGACGCTGCCCAACATCACCGAGTTCACCGGCCGCGGCGACTCGCCGCTGGTCAGCGTGCCGGAGTTCGTGAACGTCACGTGCCCGAAATGTGGCGGCCCGGCCCGGCGCGAGACCGACACCATGGACACGTTCGTCGATTCGTCCTGGTACTTCTACCGGTTCGCCGACGCCCACAACGACCAGATGCCGTTCGACCCGAAGAAGGTCGCCTACTGGTGCCCGGTTGACTTCTACAGCGGCGGCGTCGAGCACGCCATCCTGCACCTGATCTACTCGCGCTTCTTTGCCCGCGTTTTCCATGACCTGGGCATGACCGAACACACCGAGCCGTTCACGCACCTGCTGACGCAGGGCATGGTGCTGAAAGACGGCGCGGTGATGTCGAAATCAAAGGGCAACGTCGTCGATCCGGATTCGATGATCCAGAAGTACGGCTCCGACGCCCTGCGGCTCTATGTGATGTTCGTCGCCCCTCCCGAGAAGGAAGTCGAATGGTCCGACTCGGGCCTCGAGGGCAGCTTCCGCTTCCTCGCCCGGGTGTGGCGCGCCGCCGACCAGTGGCGCGAGCAAGTGGTGGCGAGCGGCGGCGGGGCGATCGACCACGCCGGCCTGACCGCCGCCGAGCGCGGCCTGCGGCGCAAGACGCACGACACCATTCGCCGCGTGACGCAGGACATCGACGTCCGCCAGCAGATGAACACCGCCGTGTCGGCCATGATGGAGCTGGTCAACGAGCTCTACGCCTTCACCGATAAAGGCGAGCGGTCGGCGCAGGCACCGAAGGTGGCGCGCGAGGCCATCGAAGCGCTGATCGTGATGCTGTCGCCGTTCTCGCCGCACACCATGGAAGAGCTGTGGCAGACGTACGGCCACCAGGACGGCCTGGCCGGAGCCTCGTGGCCGGCGTTTGAGGCCGCTGTGGCCAAGGCCGAGGAGTTGGAGATCCCAGTACAGGTCAACGGCAAGCTGCGCGGCCGGGTGGTCGTGGCGGCAGATATCGACGATCAGGCCCTGGAGGCGCTGGCGCTGGCGGACCCGAACGTCCAGGCGCATATCGCCGGCAAGGTCATCAAGAAGGTCGTGATCGCCAAGGGTCGCCTTGTCTCGGTGGTTGTGGCCTAATATTCCGAAGATGATGGTTACCAGACGACAGGCGTTGCGAGCGCTACCGGTGATGGCCGCCGGCATCGGGGCCGCGTCATGCGGCTACGCGCTGGCCGGCCGGGGCTCGTTCCTGCCGGAGTACATCAGGACGCTCGGCATCCCGATGTTCGGCAACACCACGGCCTTTCCG is a window of Acidobacteriota bacterium DNA encoding:
- the leuS gene encoding leucine--tRNA ligase — encoded protein: MAEYHPQDLDKKWQQHWADTQAFEVTEDPSKPKFYCLEMFAYPSGHAHVGHVRNYIIGDVVSRLKRLQGFNVLHPFGWDAFGLPAENAAIKNGIHPETSTLDNIAHMKGQLQRLGISYAWGRELATCLPNYYRWNQWLFTRMFEKGLAYRRRSTVNWCPSCNTVLANEQVVDGACWRCGTKVTQKDLEQWFFKITHYADDLLHAAEGLSKWPEKVLTMQRNWIGRSEGAKVRFPIQGEDASIEVFTTRIDTIFGATFMMLAPEHALVNSFAKESADEQAFMEKAQRFRSQDRAGRLTGEVEKEGFFTGRFVINPFTNKPIPIWVANYVLAEYGTGAVMGVAAHDDRDREFATKYGLPIVPVVNDEDVLIDSGKYSGRSAPEAMKAITAEAEERGIGEGTVQFRLKDWGISRQRYWGTPIPMIHCPVDGVVPVPDDQLPVTLPNITEFTGRGDSPLVSVPEFVNVTCPKCGGPARRETDTMDTFVDSSWYFYRFADAHNDQMPFDPKKVAYWCPVDFYSGGVEHAILHLIYSRFFARVFHDLGMTEHTEPFTHLLTQGMVLKDGAVMSKSKGNVVDPDSMIQKYGSDALRLYVMFVAPPEKEVEWSDSGLEGSFRFLARVWRAADQWREQVVASGGGAIDHAGLTAAERGLRRKTHDTIRRVTQDIDVRQQMNTAVSAMMELVNELYAFTDKGERSAQAPKVAREAIEALIVMLSPFSPHTMEELWQTYGHQDGLAGASWPAFEAAVAKAEELEIPVQVNGKLRGRVVVAADIDDQALEALALADPNVQAHIAGKVIKKVVIAKGRLVSVVVA
- a CDS encoding histone deacetylase — protein: MPLVLVSSTRFVDHVTPAGHPERPERAEMLAAVAARFRDAGGTVLEPRPATDDDLARVHTREHIAGIVAVRGRATMIDEDTFTSPDSDDIARLAAGAVLTAVDHVLDGPAGTRALALVRPPGHHAEAGKAMGFCLYNNIAVGAAYARSRGRSRVAIVDYDVHHGNGTQAMFYEDPTVLFVSSHQYPFWPGSGAVSETGRGVGEGFTLNVPLTMGDRDDVVERKYAEQVLPRLRQFKPELLMISAGFDAHEQDPLGQLRMTTAGFARLTQALLDVAGEACEGRVVLVTEGGYDLEALSESLDAVIEVCR